One genomic window of Malaciobacter molluscorum LMG 25693 includes the following:
- a CDS encoding peptidyl-prolyl cis-trans isomerase — protein MRKIVSSVIATLVLTTSLSAASDYYASVNGEKITKDDLAVILRNKNVDIDLLPKDRKDKIIQQAIKKKLFTFEALKSGIEKEKEFKDALDKIKKDLALEIWMQQQFKAVKVSDKEVKDYFNNNKSKFKEPAILEARHILLKNDADAKKVIAKLNKAKNKKDEFIKLAKEMSTGPTANKGGYLGKFPENRMVPEFSKAAKALKVGEYSKTPVKTQFGYHVIYLESKTASKPLSYDKVENNIKQFLLQSKFKDRMDNISKKLKNEAKIVIK, from the coding sequence ATGAGAAAAATAGTATCAAGTGTAATAGCTACATTAGTATTAACTACATCTTTAAGTGCTGCTAGTGATTACTATGCATCAGTTAATGGAGAGAAGATTACAAAAGATGATTTAGCTGTTATTTTAAGAAATAAAAATGTTGATATTGATCTTTTACCAAAAGATAGAAAAGATAAAATAATTCAACAAGCAATTAAAAAGAAACTTTTTACATTTGAAGCTTTAAAAAGTGGAATAGAAAAAGAAAAAGAGTTTAAAGATGCTTTAGATAAGATTAAAAAAGATTTAGCATTAGAAATTTGGATGCAACAACAGTTTAAGGCTGTAAAGGTTTCTGATAAAGAAGTAAAAGATTACTTTAATAATAACAAAAGTAAATTTAAAGAACCTGCAATTTTAGAAGCAAGACATATATTGTTAAAAAATGATGCAGATGCAAAAAAAGTAATTGCAAAATTAAATAAAGCTAAAAATAAAAAAGATGAATTTATTAAATTAGCAAAAGAGATGTCAACTGGTCCAACTGCAAATAAGGGTGGTTATTTAGGTAAATTCCCTGAAAATAGAATGGTTCCTGAATTTAGTAAAGCTGCAAAAGCTTTAAAAGTTGGTGAATACTCAAAAACTCCTGTAAAAACTCAATTTGGATATCATGTAATCTATTTAGAGTCTAAAACAGCTTCTAAACCTTTATCTTATGATAAAGTAGAAAACAACATTAAACAATTCTTGCTTCAATCTAAATTTAAAGATAGAATGGATAATATTTCGAAAAAATTAAAAAACGAAGCTAAAATAGTTATTAAATAA
- the fbaA gene encoding class II fructose-bisphosphate aldolase, whose protein sequence is MAVFDVVKPGVLSGSEAKKLFSYAKENNFAIPAVNVVGTDSVNAVLEAASKVNSPIIIQFSNGGAQYFAGKGLKTSDAAVLGAISGAMHVHAMAKSYNVPVILHTDHAARKLLPWIDGLLKAGKQHFDATGRPLYTSHMLDLSEESLEENVSTCVEYFKTMNAIDMMIEIELGITGGEEDGVDNTGIDNSLLYTQPEEVCYAYEKLLEVGENFTIAASFGNVHGVYKPGNVVLSPVILDNSQKYIKEKLNTKDKPVDFVFHGGSGSALEEIREAIEYGVIKMNIDTDTQWAFWNGVREFEAKNHDYLQGQIGNPDGDDKPNKSYYDPRKWLRAGQESMIARLEVAFSDLQALNKN, encoded by the coding sequence GTGGCTGTATTTGATGTAGTTAAACCTGGTGTATTAAGTGGAAGTGAAGCAAAAAAACTTTTTTCATATGCAAAAGAAAATAATTTTGCTATTCCTGCTGTAAATGTTGTAGGGACTGATTCTGTAAATGCAGTATTAGAAGCTGCAAGTAAAGTTAATTCACCAATTATTATTCAATTCTCAAATGGGGGAGCTCAATATTTTGCTGGAAAAGGATTAAAAACTTCTGATGCAGCAGTTTTAGGAGCAATTTCAGGAGCTATGCATGTTCATGCAATGGCAAAATCTTATAATGTTCCTGTAATTTTACATACAGATCATGCAGCAAGAAAACTTTTACCTTGGATTGATGGATTATTAAAAGCTGGAAAACAACATTTTGATGCAACAGGAAGACCTCTTTATACATCACATATGTTAGATTTAAGTGAAGAATCACTAGAAGAAAATGTTTCAACTTGTGTTGAATATTTTAAAACAATGAATGCTATTGATATGATGATTGAAATAGAACTTGGTATTACTGGTGGTGAAGAAGATGGTGTTGACAATACTGGAATTGATAACTCTCTTCTTTATACACAGCCAGAGGAGGTTTGTTATGCATATGAAAAATTATTAGAAGTTGGAGAAAATTTTACAATTGCTGCTTCTTTTGGTAATGTTCATGGTGTATATAAACCAGGGAATGTTGTATTATCACCTGTAATTTTAGATAATTCACAAAAATATATCAAAGAAAAATTAAATACAAAAGATAAACCTGTTGATTTTGTATTTCATGGTGGTTCTGGTTCTGCTCTTGAAGAAATAAGAGAAGCAATTGAGTATGGTGTTATTAAGATGAATATTGATACAGATACTCAATGGGCATTTTGGAATGGAGTAAGAGAATTTGAAGCAAAAAATCATGATTACTTACAAGGGCAAATAGGAAATCCTGATGGTGATGATAAGCCAAACAAAAGTTATTATGATCCAAGAAAATGGCTAAGAGCTGGTCAAGAATCAATGATTGCTAGACTTGAAGTTGCATTTTCTGATTTACAAGCTTTAAATAAAAACTAA
- a CDS encoding ExbD/TolR family protein has protein sequence MKRRETLGADLTPIIDVVFILLIFFIVTSVFKKEQLALMLDLPSSNAQEMEIENKQIYIELSENKLAIKGNEVTFKSLEDELKKIKDNKKPIVVRIDKNVKYERVVKVLDLLQKLNLNNLALVTNTNKN, from the coding sequence ATGAAAAGAAGAGAGACTTTAGGAGCTGATTTAACTCCAATAATTGATGTAGTATTTATATTACTTATATTTTTTATTGTTACTTCTGTATTCAAAAAAGAGCAACTTGCACTTATGCTAGATTTACCATCATCAAATGCACAAGAGATGGAAATAGAAAATAAACAGATATATATAGAATTAAGTGAAAATAAATTGGCAATAAAAGGTAATGAAGTTACTTTTAAAAGTTTAGAAGATGAACTAAAAAAAATAAAAGATAATAAAAAACCAATTGTTGTAAGAATCGACAAAAATGTAAAATATGAAAGAGTAGTAAAAGTATTAGACTTACTTCAAAAACTAAATCTAAATAATCTCGCTTTAGTTACGAATACAAATAAAAACTAG
- a CDS encoding MotA/TolQ/ExbB proton channel family protein has translation MNLMQYIDKGGVIVYILIVLNIIGFTIIFWKFFTLPRKNAMINKIKEKIDLTKNNVNAQIEYEVQKLEIGLTYIKNIASIAPLLGLLGTVYGVFKAFETITAKGLGDPTVFSSGISIALITTIAGLIVAIPHHIAYNHFISQIDAIELKAKKDLIEIKKD, from the coding sequence ATGAATTTAATGCAGTATATTGATAAAGGTGGTGTAATAGTTTATATTCTAATTGTATTAAATATTATTGGTTTTACTATTATATTTTGGAAATTTTTTACATTACCAAGAAAAAATGCAATGATAAATAAAATAAAAGAAAAAATCGATTTAACAAAAAATAATGTTAATGCTCAAATTGAATATGAAGTACAAAAATTAGAAATTGGATTAACATATATCAAAAATATTGCATCTATTGCTCCTTTGTTAGGATTACTTGGTACAGTTTATGGTGTTTTTAAAGCTTTTGAAACTATTACAGCAAAAGGCTTAGGTGATCCTACTGTTTTTTCTAGTGGAATCTCAATTGCACTTATTACTACTATTGCTGGTCTTATAGTTGCTATTCCTCATCATATTGCATATAATCACTTTATTTCTCAAATAGATGCAATTGAATTAAAAGCAAAAAAAGACTTAATAGAAATAAAAAAAGATTAA